The region gttTCATCAACTTACCATGGTTAGTTTGGATGTTTCAATCATAAATGCACAGTAAGTTGAGCCACATGACCACCAGTTTCTGATTGCAGAGAAAACAGGAAGTTGGAGGCCTCCCCAGGACTCTGCTGATTGGTCAAAATGTCACAATCATGTGTTCTGTGGTGTAGAGTAATCTctgttgattggctgggtgaAGACCACATGGTTCTTGATGTCACCAGTAGGGACAGTACTGGTGCCAAATGATGTAATGTGTGCAAAATGGAATGTGTgtggaaatgaccaaaaacagtcACTTGCCCAATAAAGGACCATATCTGAAAAAGTATTCGACCAGTCAAACTAAACATTGACAcagtgcctattgaataatcacagaacaattggaaaaaaagtaAGAATTTTGTAATGTGGAAATGACATGAAATCACCCAAAGGTGTTTAAgttattgttttctttaacCTCATGTTCAAATAAAGTAGTACattattggtgtgtgtgtgtgtgtgtgtgtgtgtgcgcgcgcacttTTATTTGGGTTTGATTGCAACCAGCGACCCAACTTTATCACATACACCAAAGTGTCTACAGTACTTTAATAGGATTTCTCTGAATTTCTGCTCAACTAtcataaaagtgtaaaatgtaAGTAACAACATCCACATGGATATTTATGCTGAGTTTTTTTAAGAATccagctaaaaataaatacatcttatTTCCATCCACAACCCATATCAAGAGGCGAGAGGTCACCACTTTATCAGGTATGTTCCGTTGTATTCAATcatatttgattttttgattttttttcaatgaggTTTTGAAAGGTGCCTGAGAACtgtgttattattaatagtagtaTTAATATTTGTCTGTAGTTTAAATATTGATAAACCTTTGGTTGAGTCCATTACTGAGAGTAAGTTTTAAACAGCTATTTGATATTAAAAGTTAAGGAATCATGAAGTAAAGATGGGTAGAATGACCACTGGACTGTTAACCAATCAGGATGAACAATGGATTATGCAATGAATCCGGCGTGTAAACAAGCCACGAGTATTTGTGAGGACTAGCCAACATGTGAAAATATAATATGTGAAATTATTCAGAAAGTGTACACGTGTAAGTctctctgactttctcactgatctggtgctgagcactgataaagtTATCATAGTAcgtgactttaacattcatgttgatgatgaaaacaacagcctaaataaattatttacctcactattaaattcaatcggctttacacaaaatgtaaacaaaccaacttaTTAGCTTCATCATGCCCTGAACCTTGCTCTAACatatggtttagatattgatcacctgacaatatatcctcaCGATCCTATTCTTTCGGATCACTTCCTGTTATCCTTTGAATTTAGAATATCAGcctgcttaaagctgatatccggagtttctgagaaacgtctcgatgtcccgccttaaacagcctcacttcctcccactgcctctgccaatctaccagaagccacgcctctacttttctgcatgtgcaccaaggaacataacaaggttgcatcgggtcacattgatatatgtctatgggtcaggtaagagccaaaatcatatttacctgtttgctgttgtgacgcgcggccttgtttccgtgaacagttccacattcactttgattgacagactcaaaaacaggaagtccaagcctattggctgggcacactcggcaatagtttccatttgtataggggtctataggatgaaggaggggcttatatacattaatgtatatgaatgaccaccggcagtagaccatagttaaatattagttaggtattttttttgcatttcaaaagattcatacataaacatagatttctcagaaactccagatattaGCTTTAAAttctgagagaagagtacactatagtagatcactgtctgaaaaagctgaaactagatttaaagatttagttccATCACTGCTGACCTCTGATCCATGTGATATctcaacagagagtagctatcaatgtcctacgacagagaaaatagatgatcTTATCAACAGTGTAATGCTGTCACTGCACACAACTCCGGATGCTGTTGCCCCGCTTTAAAAGAGGAcgatatttcataaaaaggtCACCCCCTGGTATAAATCTGAATTGCGTCTTCTAAAACAGGCATCGCAAAAATGAGATTTCTTCCTTTAAAAAAGggaagtttttttcttcccattgttgctgaatgcttgttcatgtcgatcttgttgggttcttttttcttactatgaactCTATATGTtgttaagtgctttgagacGACTTTATTGTACTTTgagctctataaataaagtttaattgaattgaattgaattgaattaaggTTTGCTTTGCTTTTGTTAAAGTAACAGACATGCCCAAAACTGAACAACAGATGGCAGCAAAACACTGTTGATGTGCagtcttgaaaaaataatatacatttatataactTAACCTTCTTCCTTTATAATTCTCACTTTAGTTTGTATGGGGAGTCAGTTGGACAATGTTTCCACccacatgtaaacatgtttgtGAATGTAAGTTGATTTAATCATAAAGTCAAATACTACTTGTTTCTGGTTGATCAGTTGAGGCAAAAAGACATGAGGTTTTCCTTAATATCTTACATTGGAGAAATCCAATAAGCAAAGATATTACAGACATAATCTCTCTAATATTTATAATCCCATCATTTCTTCGTTCTCCATCAAGGAACTTTTAtataaaaatgctgttttttttgtttgacattTTGATCCGCTatagcacatgtgtcaaactcaaggccccggggccaaatccagccctatAGAGCATCCAAATCGGCCTGGAGGAGAaaacaacaatgacaaaaaaaaaaaaaaaacatgaattattgtgtaaactaccaaataatccagatgtagatatctcaaattcacccactccacaatattttgaggggcttgcattttttctttgtttatctcacatgaatgcagttatttttaattgcaaattgtagaAATAACTCTCAATTTTCTCACAAAAAATTTCACAAACTTCCTCTAagtcagcgattctcaactggtgggttgggacccaatagtgggtcgcggacctgtactagGTGGgtcagctggtcaaaaataaattaatatccAACTAATGTCTCCaactcatgttggacttgtcttttatttttgaaagaaactttccttttgacaggcatgctgtgaaacgtatgttgcacaggaaaatatatagatttatgttgagaaaaaaattctatatatgtgtgttttcaacagctatttttgaaaaatcaaatttggttggttgaattctcaaaaaaaaaaaaaaaaaaaaagtgggtagtgatttaatgaccgtggcaaaatgtgggtcccagggtgagaccagttgaaaaCCCTtgctctaaattacacaaaaattggttacaaaatcaatatttttttaagcaaattgaactgatattgaaaactatagGGCACACCCACCGAAAATCTACGGCCCACTAAAGATCAAATAAATTGAacaagttatatatatatatatatatatatatatattttcaagtccttgtctgaataaacaaaaccttaacatataattAGACTATAACTATAAAATTACATGttgacaaaaactatatcaatatatatacttatatatacatataacatTAATGCTATCCAATATCAGGTTTATCACTTAGACTTAAACTTGGACTATAATTGAAATAGctctgatgactacattttgactaaagccaagttgcattttagttaaaagtctgactaaaactaaatctgaCTAAAATTAGCTAACAATGCTAAATGATTTGACAttccttttcttatttttctttctttttccattttgaatTAACATTCCAACACTGACACTTAGTGGTGAATGTCAGTAGTACAACAGAATAaaggtaaaaacacacaagtggAAGCTAAACGTCAGATATCACACAATTATGTAGAATTCACAATAGAAATAAACGTTTTAAacccaacaacaaacacaacaacattaaAAGGTAAGaactaaaaaaagagaaatgattTTATTGGGCTCAGAGAACATTGAGCTGAGACACTTGAGGATTGCGTAGTTTGTTCATCACCTCTGACAACATTTTGTTGCACATTGCAGCGTACGGATTCAGGGCCACGACCTGCTGTCGAGCAAATTCACTCCCGAGAGCTGCGGCTTTTTCAAAATCTGCTCTGGCCTCGTCGTCTCTGCTCTGCAGTCGGTGTAAAAGGCCTCTTTGGACCAGAGCCTGGCAGGAGGTTCTACCAGTGCTGCCAGTGAGAGCCAGAGCCTGGTCCAGGTCCAGTAGAGCTCCTGAGGAACAACagagaacacaaacacatctgGTAACCACACTTTACTTTCTTTGTTCTGCAAATTACAGGTGAAACTTCAATTCAACTTCTGTAAGAAGCATTCCATCACAATTATAGAAACCTGTTTCAACCACTAAGAAAATCACcacaagtcataattatgagttagtaaattaATTACAAGACAGAAAGTCATGATAATTGaattaaaaagtcataattatgagaaaaggTCATAATTACAAGGAAAATATCAGTttgtaaagtcataattatgagaaagaaagtcataattattcgATAGAAATCCATATTTAtaagttagtaaagtcataattatgagatagaaagccataaatatgagttagtaaaattataaaaatgcaatagaaagtcataattatgagaaagaaagtcagaaTTACAAGTTactaaagtcataattatgagatagtaaagTCATGATCATGAGAAAGAACATTATAGTTATGAGAACAAAATGCATACTAATTATgtgatagaaagtcataatcatgagaaaaaaatcataaCTATGAGACaaagtcataactatgagaaaaaaagtcataattatgataaagtcataattatgggagataaagtcataattattcgATAGGAAGTCATATTTAtaagttagtaaagtcataattatgagatggtCATAatggtcataattatgagatagtaaagtcataatcatgagaaagaaagtcatggTTATGAGAACAAAatttataattatgagatagaaagtcataattatgagaaagtcataattattagatagaaagtcataattataagtgagtaaagttataattatgagatggtcataattatgagatagtaaagtcataatcatgagttagtaaagtcataaaatacaatagaaaaacataattatgagaaagaaagtcataattataagttagtaaagtcataattatgagatattaAAGTCATGATCATGAGAAAGAAAATTATAGTTATGAGAACAAAATACATACGAGTTATGTGATAGAAAGTCATCATTATCAGAAAAAATCATAACTATGAGACaaagtcataactatgagaaaaaaagtcataattatgagataaaaagtcataattttggAATACAATTACGAAAGCCCGTTTCAGCCACTAAAAAATCAccaatgtatcattattatgaattagtaaagtcataaatatgagatagaaagtcataattataagttAGTAaagtaattatgagataaaaacatttttattattatttatttaacacacttaaataaactACAGATGGTAAGCTTATAAtaccttatatatatatatatatatatatatatatatgcatactGCAGCTGGGAATCTttgaattgtttgtttttgttcatccttagctacagtatatacatgtttagtttcatACAGCCCTGGCACAGAGGTCTAATAACACTGAAATAgacgatggatggatggatggatggatggatggatggatggatggatggatggatggctcatattacaaatacaaataaatgtttaaagctCTGCCCTCGTTGAGACAAACAGCAGGTAAATCAGAAAGTgcctgtttattattattattattataagaaataataatcctgtgttgttgttgttgttgtgtacctGCTGCGTCCCCCTGCAGCCTGAGGGCCTGGGCCCTGTTATTGTAGGCTGATCCTCTCTGAGGCAGGATGTGGATGGCCTGGCTGAACAGTTGAAGAGCAGACGTCAAATCTCCAGACTCTGCAGCACACACTCCCTGCTTCTCCAGCTCCTTCACCTGCTTCAACAGCTCTGGGTCAAAGCAGCTGTCTGACAGCAGCAGGAACACATTGGACAGGACGTGACCTACCACAGCTGGATTCTCATGCTTGTGTTAAGGATGGAAAGAATCAGAAACTCACCATCATCTGGTACTTCCTCCTGGTGGAGT is a window of Gouania willdenowi chromosome 13, fGouWil2.1, whole genome shotgun sequence DNA encoding:
- the ttc36 gene encoding tetratricopeptide repeat protein 36 isoform X2, which codes for MASANDRAVLQAIFNPSTPFGDVPGLHQEEVPDDDSCFDPELLKQVKELEKQGVCAAESGDLTSALQLFSQAIHILPQRGSAYNNRAQALRLQGDAAGALLDLDQALALTGSTGRTSCQALVQRGLLHRLQSRDDEARADFEKAAALGSEFARQQVVALNPYAAMCNKMLSEADLDAL
- the ttc36 gene encoding tetratricopeptide repeat protein 36 isoform X1, with the protein product MASANDRAVLQAIFNPSTPFGDVPGLHQEEVPDDDSCFDPELLKQVKELEKQGVCAAESGDLTSALQLFSQAIHILPQRGSAYNNRAQALRLQGDAAGALLDLDQALALTGSTGRTSCQALVQRGLLHRLQSRDDEARADFEKAAALGSEFARQQVVALNPYAAMCNKMLSEVMNKLRNPQVSQLNVL